A single genomic interval of Helianthus annuus cultivar XRQ/B chromosome 13, HanXRQr2.0-SUNRISE, whole genome shotgun sequence harbors:
- the LOC110897364 gene encoding protein JASON isoform X5 has protein sequence MDMTEIVYSLLLEFIRRAMRCFSCCFRIREDNHTQETVDPLASSCVWSVLAHEDEDEDGDLSRCEDGRYGVTGSPLLDDELRAEAKFLKACGTLPQTPVEIRKNDESKDSQPHNGDTESTFDSRLLNTAFEDALQKQPDQSQSPITVIQKWDNGSESSSHSSSSLKNIDSISSNSSEGCGTLPQTPVEFPKNDKSDDSQPRNGDTESIFDSTNTDTEEALQKQPDQFQSPIAVFQRWENVSDSSSHSSNSLKNTDSISSNSSEGCGTLPETPVEFPKNDKSDDSQPRNGDTESIFDSTNTDTEEALQKQPDQFQSPIAVFQKWENVSDSSSHSSNSLKNIDSISSNSSEGCGIEPAASTHCKSKSVRFKSQSDLCSFSSNNSPRNITKIPLKLCESPFDHTVSKPSPYPTPRKLTDDMQTPGTVFASYSKNASIRVQYVHSHITPRNFSQLDTPIEEECVDQSDKESPQSQVKLEDSTTEKELNVCPTLSSWLPSKSNHEGCIDESLTSQTPGVVTLDWNADETEFTPKWGDGNGIPNTTTKYSEDQKVNWHATPFEERLEKALSEDKFVCKIRKQLEETTCVEY, from the exons ATGGACATGACTGAAATCGTCTATTCCCTCCTTCTCG AGTTTATTCGCAGAGCGATGCGTTGTTTCTCCTGCTGTTTCAGAATCAGAGAGGATAATCACACTCAG GAGACTGTAGATCCTCTGGCTAGCAGTTGCGTGTGGTCTGTACTTGCTCATGAAG ATGAAGATGAGGATGGTGATCTTTCAAGATGCGAGGATGGGAGATATGGTGTTACTGGATCTCCACTTTTAGATGACGAGCTACGGGCTGAG GCAAAATTTCTCAAAGCTTGTGGCACTTTACCCCAAACTCCAGTTGAAATCCGGAAAAATGACGAATCAAAAGATTCACAGCCTCATAATGGCGACACAGAATCCACATTCGATTCGAGGCTTCTAAACACTGCTTTTGAAGATGCATTACAGAAGCAACCTGATCAGTCACAGTCTCCGATCACAGTTATTCAGAAATGGGATAACGGATCAGAATCTTCATCACATTCATCAAGCAG TTTGAAGAACATAGATAGCATCTCTAGCAACTCTTCTGAAGGCTGTGGCACTTTACCCCAAACTCCAGTTGAATTCCCGAAAAATGATAAATCAGATGATTCACAGCCTCGTAATGGTGATACAGAATCCATATTTGATTCAACAAACACAGATACAGAAGAGGCATTACAGAAGCAACCTGATCAATTTCAGTCTCCGATCGCAGTTTTTCAGAGATGGGAGAATGTATCAGATTCTTCATCACATTCATCAAACAG TTTGAAGAACACAGATAGCATCTCTAGCAACTCTTCTGAAGGCTGTGGCACTTTACCTGAAACTCCAGTTGAATTCCCGAAAAATGATAAATCAGATGATTCACAACCTCGTAATGGTGATACAGAATCCATATTTGATTCAACAAACACAGATACAGAAGAGGCATTACAGAAGCAACCTGATCAATTTCAGTCTCCGATCGCAGTTTTTCAGAAATGGGAGAATGTATCAGATTCTTCATCACATTCGTCAAACAG TTTGAAGAACATAGATAGCATCTCTAGCAACTCTTCTGAAGGCTGTGGGATTGAACCTGCTGCAAGCACACACTGCAAAAGCAAATCTGTTCGCTTCAAAAGCCAGAGTGATTTATGTTCATTTTCATCAAATAACTCACCGCGTAacattactaaaatacccttgaaGCTATGCGAATCTCCATTTGATCACACCGTTTCAAAGCCATCACCTTACCCAACTCCTCGAAAACTGACCGACGATATGCAAACACCTGGCACGGTTTTCGCTTCCTATAGCAAGAATGCAAGTATCAGAGTTCAGTACGTGCACTCACATATAACCCCTCGAAACTTTTCTCAGTTAGATACACCGATAGAAGAAGAATGTGTTGACCAGTCTGATAAAGAAAGCCCACAGTCACAAGTTAAGTTAGAAGACAGCACAACCGAAAAGGAGTTAAACGTGTGTCCTACTCTGTCATCATGGCTACCGTCAAAGTCAAACCATGAAGGCTGCATTGACGAAAGTTTGACCAGTCAAACTCCGGGTGTTGTTACTCTTGACTGGAATGCTGATGAAACTGAGTTTACGCCCAAATGGGGAGATGGTAACGGAATTCCTAATACAACTACCAAGTACAGTGAG GATCAGAAGGTTAATTGGCATGCTACACCTTTCGAAGAAAGATTAGAGAAGGCACTATCGGAGGATAAGTTCGTTTGCAAGAT CAGGAAGCAACTTGAAGAGACAACGTGTGTGGAATATTGA
- the LOC110897364 gene encoding protein JASON isoform X6, translating to MLFSSFSCDFTEFIRRAMRCFSCCFRIREDNHTQETVDPLASSCVWSVLAHEDEDEDGDLSRCEDGRYGVTGSPLLDDELRAEAKFLKACGTLPQTPVEIRKNDESKDSQPHNGDTESTFDSRLLNTAFEDALQKQPDQSQSPITVIQKWDNGSESSSHSSSSLKNIDSISSNSSEGCGTLPQTPVEFPKNDKSDDSQPRNGDTESIFDSTNTDTEEALQKQPDQFQSPIAVFQRWENVSDSSSHSSNSLKNTDSISSNSSEGCGTLPETPVEFPKNDKSDDSQPRNGDTESIFDSTNTDTEEALQKQPDQFQSPIAVFQKWENVSDSSSHSSNSLKNIDSISSNSSEGCGIEPAASTHCKSKSVRFKSQSDLCSFSSNNSPRNITKIPLKLCESPFDHTVSKPSPYPTPRKLTDDMQTPGTVFASYSKNASIRVQYVHSHITPRNFSQLDTPIEEECVDQSDKESPQSQVKLEDSTTEKELNVCPTLSSWLPSKSNHEGCIDESLTSQTPGVVTLDWNADETEFTPKWGDGNGIPNTTTKYSEDQKVNWHATPFEERLEKALSEDKFVCKIRKQLEETTCVEY from the exons ATGTTATTCTCATCGTTTTCGTGTGATTTTACAGAGTTTATTCGCAGAGCGATGCGTTGTTTCTCCTGCTGTTTCAGAATCAGAGAGGATAATCACACTCAG GAGACTGTAGATCCTCTGGCTAGCAGTTGCGTGTGGTCTGTACTTGCTCATGAAG ATGAAGATGAGGATGGTGATCTTTCAAGATGCGAGGATGGGAGATATGGTGTTACTGGATCTCCACTTTTAGATGACGAGCTACGGGCTGAG GCAAAATTTCTCAAAGCTTGTGGCACTTTACCCCAAACTCCAGTTGAAATCCGGAAAAATGACGAATCAAAAGATTCACAGCCTCATAATGGCGACACAGAATCCACATTCGATTCGAGGCTTCTAAACACTGCTTTTGAAGATGCATTACAGAAGCAACCTGATCAGTCACAGTCTCCGATCACAGTTATTCAGAAATGGGATAACGGATCAGAATCTTCATCACATTCATCAAGCAG TTTGAAGAACATAGATAGCATCTCTAGCAACTCTTCTGAAGGCTGTGGCACTTTACCCCAAACTCCAGTTGAATTCCCGAAAAATGATAAATCAGATGATTCACAGCCTCGTAATGGTGATACAGAATCCATATTTGATTCAACAAACACAGATACAGAAGAGGCATTACAGAAGCAACCTGATCAATTTCAGTCTCCGATCGCAGTTTTTCAGAGATGGGAGAATGTATCAGATTCTTCATCACATTCATCAAACAG TTTGAAGAACACAGATAGCATCTCTAGCAACTCTTCTGAAGGCTGTGGCACTTTACCTGAAACTCCAGTTGAATTCCCGAAAAATGATAAATCAGATGATTCACAACCTCGTAATGGTGATACAGAATCCATATTTGATTCAACAAACACAGATACAGAAGAGGCATTACAGAAGCAACCTGATCAATTTCAGTCTCCGATCGCAGTTTTTCAGAAATGGGAGAATGTATCAGATTCTTCATCACATTCGTCAAACAG TTTGAAGAACATAGATAGCATCTCTAGCAACTCTTCTGAAGGCTGTGGGATTGAACCTGCTGCAAGCACACACTGCAAAAGCAAATCTGTTCGCTTCAAAAGCCAGAGTGATTTATGTTCATTTTCATCAAATAACTCACCGCGTAacattactaaaatacccttgaaGCTATGCGAATCTCCATTTGATCACACCGTTTCAAAGCCATCACCTTACCCAACTCCTCGAAAACTGACCGACGATATGCAAACACCTGGCACGGTTTTCGCTTCCTATAGCAAGAATGCAAGTATCAGAGTTCAGTACGTGCACTCACATATAACCCCTCGAAACTTTTCTCAGTTAGATACACCGATAGAAGAAGAATGTGTTGACCAGTCTGATAAAGAAAGCCCACAGTCACAAGTTAAGTTAGAAGACAGCACAACCGAAAAGGAGTTAAACGTGTGTCCTACTCTGTCATCATGGCTACCGTCAAAGTCAAACCATGAAGGCTGCATTGACGAAAGTTTGACCAGTCAAACTCCGGGTGTTGTTACTCTTGACTGGAATGCTGATGAAACTGAGTTTACGCCCAAATGGGGAGATGGTAACGGAATTCCTAATACAACTACCAAGTACAGTGAG GATCAGAAGGTTAATTGGCATGCTACACCTTTCGAAGAAAGATTAGAGAAGGCACTATCGGAGGATAAGTTCGTTTGCAAGAT CAGGAAGCAACTTGAAGAGACAACGTGTGTGGAATATTGA
- the LOC110897364 gene encoding protein JASON isoform X7, whose product MDMTEIVYSLLLEFIRRAMRCFSCCFRIREDNHTQVNRFSQPITAIRKETVDPLASSCVWSVLAHEDEDEDGDLSRCEDGRYGVTGSPLLDDELRAEAKFLKACGTLPQTPVEIRKNDESKDSQPHNGDTESTFDSRLLNTAFEDALQKQPDQSQSPITVIQKWDNGSESSSHSSSSLKNIDSISSNSSEGCGTLPQTPVEFPKNDKSDDSQPRNGDTESIFDSTNTDTEEALQKQPDQFQSPIAVFQRWENVSDSSSHSSNSLKNIDSISSNSSEGCGIEPAASTHCKSKSVRFKSQSDLCSFSSNNSPRNITKIPLKLCESPFDHTVSKPSPYPTPRKLTDDMQTPGTVFASYSKNASIRVQYVHSHITPRNFSQLDTPIEEECVDQSDKESPQSQVKLEDSTTEKELNVCPTLSSWLPSKSNHEGCIDESLTSQTPGVVTLDWNADETEFTPKWGDGNGIPNTTTKYSEDQKVNWHATPFEERLEKALSEDKFVCKIRKQLEETTCVEY is encoded by the exons ATGGACATGACTGAAATCGTCTATTCCCTCCTTCTCG AGTTTATTCGCAGAGCGATGCGTTGTTTCTCCTGCTGTTTCAGAATCAGAGAGGATAATCACACTCAGGTTAATCGCTTCTCTCAACCTATCACTGCAATTCGTAAG GAGACTGTAGATCCTCTGGCTAGCAGTTGCGTGTGGTCTGTACTTGCTCATGAAG ATGAAGATGAGGATGGTGATCTTTCAAGATGCGAGGATGGGAGATATGGTGTTACTGGATCTCCACTTTTAGATGACGAGCTACGGGCTGAG GCAAAATTTCTCAAAGCTTGTGGCACTTTACCCCAAACTCCAGTTGAAATCCGGAAAAATGACGAATCAAAAGATTCACAGCCTCATAATGGCGACACAGAATCCACATTCGATTCGAGGCTTCTAAACACTGCTTTTGAAGATGCATTACAGAAGCAACCTGATCAGTCACAGTCTCCGATCACAGTTATTCAGAAATGGGATAACGGATCAGAATCTTCATCACATTCATCAAGCAG TTTGAAGAACATAGATAGCATCTCTAGCAACTCTTCTGAAGGCTGTGGCACTTTACCCCAAACTCCAGTTGAATTCCCGAAAAATGATAAATCAGATGATTCACAGCCTCGTAATGGTGATACAGAATCCATATTTGATTCAACAAACACAGATACAGAAGAGGCATTACAGAAGCAACCTGATCAATTTCAGTCTCCGATCGCAGTTTTTCAGAGATGGGAGAATGTATCAGATTCTTCATCACATTCATCAAACAG TTTGAAGAACATAGATAGCATCTCTAGCAACTCTTCTGAAGGCTGTGGGATTGAACCTGCTGCAAGCACACACTGCAAAAGCAAATCTGTTCGCTTCAAAAGCCAGAGTGATTTATGTTCATTTTCATCAAATAACTCACCGCGTAacattactaaaatacccttgaaGCTATGCGAATCTCCATTTGATCACACCGTTTCAAAGCCATCACCTTACCCAACTCCTCGAAAACTGACCGACGATATGCAAACACCTGGCACGGTTTTCGCTTCCTATAGCAAGAATGCAAGTATCAGAGTTCAGTACGTGCACTCACATATAACCCCTCGAAACTTTTCTCAGTTAGATACACCGATAGAAGAAGAATGTGTTGACCAGTCTGATAAAGAAAGCCCACAGTCACAAGTTAAGTTAGAAGACAGCACAACCGAAAAGGAGTTAAACGTGTGTCCTACTCTGTCATCATGGCTACCGTCAAAGTCAAACCATGAAGGCTGCATTGACGAAAGTTTGACCAGTCAAACTCCGGGTGTTGTTACTCTTGACTGGAATGCTGATGAAACTGAGTTTACGCCCAAATGGGGAGATGGTAACGGAATTCCTAATACAACTACCAAGTACAGTGAG GATCAGAAGGTTAATTGGCATGCTACACCTTTCGAAGAAAGATTAGAGAAGGCACTATCGGAGGATAAGTTCGTTTGCAAGAT CAGGAAGCAACTTGAAGAGACAACGTGTGTGGAATATTGA
- the LOC110897364 gene encoding protein JASON isoform X4, with product MDMTEIVYSLLLEFIRRAMRCFSCCFRIREDNHTQVNRFSQPITAIRKETVDPLASSCVWSVLAHEDEDEDGDLSRCEDGRYGVTGSPLLDDELRAEAKFLKACGTLPQTPVEIRKNDESKDSQPHNGDTESTFDSRLLNTAFEDALQKQPDQSQSPITVIQKWDNGSESSSHSSSSLKNIDSISSNSSEGCGTLPQTPVEFPKNDKSDDSQPRNGDTESIFDSTNTDTEEALQKQPDQFQSPIAVFQRWENVSDSSSHSSNSLKNTDSISSNSSEGCGTLPETPVEFPKNDKSDDSQPRNGDTESIFDSTNTDTEEALQKQPDQFQSPIAVFQKWENVSDSSSHSSNSLKNIDSISSNSSEGCGIEPAASTHCKSKSVRFKSQSDLCSFSSNNSPRNITKIPLKLCESPFDHTVSKPSPYPTPRKLTDDMQTPGTVFASYSKNASIRVQYVHSHITPRNFSQLDTPIEEECVDQSDKESPQSQVKLEDSTTEKELNVCPTLSSWLPSKSNHEGCIDESLTSQTPGVVTLDWNADETEFTPKWGDGNGIPNTTTKYSEKVNWHATPFEERLEKALSEDKFVCKMKQLEETTCVEY from the exons ATGGACATGACTGAAATCGTCTATTCCCTCCTTCTCG AGTTTATTCGCAGAGCGATGCGTTGTTTCTCCTGCTGTTTCAGAATCAGAGAGGATAATCACACTCAGGTTAATCGCTTCTCTCAACCTATCACTGCAATTCGTAAG GAGACTGTAGATCCTCTGGCTAGCAGTTGCGTGTGGTCTGTACTTGCTCATGAAG ATGAAGATGAGGATGGTGATCTTTCAAGATGCGAGGATGGGAGATATGGTGTTACTGGATCTCCACTTTTAGATGACGAGCTACGGGCTGAG GCAAAATTTCTCAAAGCTTGTGGCACTTTACCCCAAACTCCAGTTGAAATCCGGAAAAATGACGAATCAAAAGATTCACAGCCTCATAATGGCGACACAGAATCCACATTCGATTCGAGGCTTCTAAACACTGCTTTTGAAGATGCATTACAGAAGCAACCTGATCAGTCACAGTCTCCGATCACAGTTATTCAGAAATGGGATAACGGATCAGAATCTTCATCACATTCATCAAGCAG TTTGAAGAACATAGATAGCATCTCTAGCAACTCTTCTGAAGGCTGTGGCACTTTACCCCAAACTCCAGTTGAATTCCCGAAAAATGATAAATCAGATGATTCACAGCCTCGTAATGGTGATACAGAATCCATATTTGATTCAACAAACACAGATACAGAAGAGGCATTACAGAAGCAACCTGATCAATTTCAGTCTCCGATCGCAGTTTTTCAGAGATGGGAGAATGTATCAGATTCTTCATCACATTCATCAAACAG TTTGAAGAACACAGATAGCATCTCTAGCAACTCTTCTGAAGGCTGTGGCACTTTACCTGAAACTCCAGTTGAATTCCCGAAAAATGATAAATCAGATGATTCACAACCTCGTAATGGTGATACAGAATCCATATTTGATTCAACAAACACAGATACAGAAGAGGCATTACAGAAGCAACCTGATCAATTTCAGTCTCCGATCGCAGTTTTTCAGAAATGGGAGAATGTATCAGATTCTTCATCACATTCGTCAAACAG TTTGAAGAACATAGATAGCATCTCTAGCAACTCTTCTGAAGGCTGTGGGATTGAACCTGCTGCAAGCACACACTGCAAAAGCAAATCTGTTCGCTTCAAAAGCCAGAGTGATTTATGTTCATTTTCATCAAATAACTCACCGCGTAacattactaaaatacccttgaaGCTATGCGAATCTCCATTTGATCACACCGTTTCAAAGCCATCACCTTACCCAACTCCTCGAAAACTGACCGACGATATGCAAACACCTGGCACGGTTTTCGCTTCCTATAGCAAGAATGCAAGTATCAGAGTTCAGTACGTGCACTCACATATAACCCCTCGAAACTTTTCTCAGTTAGATACACCGATAGAAGAAGAATGTGTTGACCAGTCTGATAAAGAAAGCCCACAGTCACAAGTTAAGTTAGAAGACAGCACAACCGAAAAGGAGTTAAACGTGTGTCCTACTCTGTCATCATGGCTACCGTCAAAGTCAAACCATGAAGGCTGCATTGACGAAAGTTTGACCAGTCAAACTCCGGGTGTTGTTACTCTTGACTGGAATGCTGATGAAACTGAGTTTACGCCCAAATGGGGAGATGGTAACGGAATTCCTAATACAACTACCAAGTACAGTGAG AAGGTTAATTGGCATGCTACACCTTTCGAAGAAAGATTAGAGAAGGCACTATCGGAGGATAAGTTCGTTTGCAAGAT GAAGCAACTTGAAGAGACAACGTGTGTGGAATATTGA
- the LOC110897364 gene encoding protein JASON isoform X3, translating to MDMTEIVYSLLLEFIRRAMRCFSCCFRIREDNHTQVNRFSQPITAIRKETVDPLASSCVWSVLAHEDEDEDGDLSRCEDGRYGVTGSPLLDDELRAEAKFLKACGTLPQTPVEIRKNDESKDSQPHNGDTESTFDSRLLNTAFEDALQKQPDQSQSPITVIQKWDNGSESSSHSSSSLKNIDSISSNSSEGCGTLPQTPVEFPKNDKSDDSQPRNGDTESIFDSTNTDTEEALQKQPDQFQSPIAVFQRWENVSDSSSHSSNSLKNTDSISSNSSEGCGTLPETPVEFPKNDKSDDSQPRNGDTESIFDSTNTDTEEALQKQPDQFQSPIAVFQKWENVSDSSSHSSNSLKNIDSISSNSSEGCGIEPAASTHCKSKSVRFKSQSDLCSFSSNNSPRNITKIPLKLCESPFDHTVSKPSPYPTPRKLTDDMQTPGTVFASYSKNASIRVQYVHSHITPRNFSQLDTPIEEECVDQSDKESPQSQVKLEDSTTEKELNVCPTLSSWLPSKSNHEGCIDESLTSQTPGVVTLDWNADETEFTPKWGDGNGIPNTTTKYSEKVNWHATPFEERLEKALSEDKFVCKIRKQLEETTCVEY from the exons ATGGACATGACTGAAATCGTCTATTCCCTCCTTCTCG AGTTTATTCGCAGAGCGATGCGTTGTTTCTCCTGCTGTTTCAGAATCAGAGAGGATAATCACACTCAGGTTAATCGCTTCTCTCAACCTATCACTGCAATTCGTAAG GAGACTGTAGATCCTCTGGCTAGCAGTTGCGTGTGGTCTGTACTTGCTCATGAAG ATGAAGATGAGGATGGTGATCTTTCAAGATGCGAGGATGGGAGATATGGTGTTACTGGATCTCCACTTTTAGATGACGAGCTACGGGCTGAG GCAAAATTTCTCAAAGCTTGTGGCACTTTACCCCAAACTCCAGTTGAAATCCGGAAAAATGACGAATCAAAAGATTCACAGCCTCATAATGGCGACACAGAATCCACATTCGATTCGAGGCTTCTAAACACTGCTTTTGAAGATGCATTACAGAAGCAACCTGATCAGTCACAGTCTCCGATCACAGTTATTCAGAAATGGGATAACGGATCAGAATCTTCATCACATTCATCAAGCAG TTTGAAGAACATAGATAGCATCTCTAGCAACTCTTCTGAAGGCTGTGGCACTTTACCCCAAACTCCAGTTGAATTCCCGAAAAATGATAAATCAGATGATTCACAGCCTCGTAATGGTGATACAGAATCCATATTTGATTCAACAAACACAGATACAGAAGAGGCATTACAGAAGCAACCTGATCAATTTCAGTCTCCGATCGCAGTTTTTCAGAGATGGGAGAATGTATCAGATTCTTCATCACATTCATCAAACAG TTTGAAGAACACAGATAGCATCTCTAGCAACTCTTCTGAAGGCTGTGGCACTTTACCTGAAACTCCAGTTGAATTCCCGAAAAATGATAAATCAGATGATTCACAACCTCGTAATGGTGATACAGAATCCATATTTGATTCAACAAACACAGATACAGAAGAGGCATTACAGAAGCAACCTGATCAATTTCAGTCTCCGATCGCAGTTTTTCAGAAATGGGAGAATGTATCAGATTCTTCATCACATTCGTCAAACAG TTTGAAGAACATAGATAGCATCTCTAGCAACTCTTCTGAAGGCTGTGGGATTGAACCTGCTGCAAGCACACACTGCAAAAGCAAATCTGTTCGCTTCAAAAGCCAGAGTGATTTATGTTCATTTTCATCAAATAACTCACCGCGTAacattactaaaatacccttgaaGCTATGCGAATCTCCATTTGATCACACCGTTTCAAAGCCATCACCTTACCCAACTCCTCGAAAACTGACCGACGATATGCAAACACCTGGCACGGTTTTCGCTTCCTATAGCAAGAATGCAAGTATCAGAGTTCAGTACGTGCACTCACATATAACCCCTCGAAACTTTTCTCAGTTAGATACACCGATAGAAGAAGAATGTGTTGACCAGTCTGATAAAGAAAGCCCACAGTCACAAGTTAAGTTAGAAGACAGCACAACCGAAAAGGAGTTAAACGTGTGTCCTACTCTGTCATCATGGCTACCGTCAAAGTCAAACCATGAAGGCTGCATTGACGAAAGTTTGACCAGTCAAACTCCGGGTGTTGTTACTCTTGACTGGAATGCTGATGAAACTGAGTTTACGCCCAAATGGGGAGATGGTAACGGAATTCCTAATACAACTACCAAGTACAGTGAG AAGGTTAATTGGCATGCTACACCTTTCGAAGAAAGATTAGAGAAGGCACTATCGGAGGATAAGTTCGTTTGCAAGAT CAGGAAGCAACTTGAAGAGACAACGTGTGTGGAATATTGA
- the LOC110897364 gene encoding protein JASON isoform X2, with protein sequence MDMTEIVYSLLLEFIRRAMRCFSCCFRIREDNHTQVNRFSQPITAIRKETVDPLASSCVWSVLAHEDEDEDGDLSRCEDGRYGVTGSPLLDDELRAEAKFLKACGTLPQTPVEIRKNDESKDSQPHNGDTESTFDSRLLNTAFEDALQKQPDQSQSPITVIQKWDNGSESSSHSSSSLKNIDSISSNSSEGCGTLPQTPVEFPKNDKSDDSQPRNGDTESIFDSTNTDTEEALQKQPDQFQSPIAVFQRWENVSDSSSHSSNSLKNTDSISSNSSEGCGTLPETPVEFPKNDKSDDSQPRNGDTESIFDSTNTDTEEALQKQPDQFQSPIAVFQKWENVSDSSSHSSNSLKNIDSISSNSSEGCGIEPAASTHCKSKSVRFKSQSDLCSFSSNNSPRNITKIPLKLCESPFDHTVSKPSPYPTPRKLTDDMQTPGTVFASYSKNASIRVQYVHSHITPRNFSQLDTPIEEECVDQSDKESPQSQVKLEDSTTEKELNVCPTLSSWLPSKSNHEGCIDESLTSQTPGVVTLDWNADETEFTPKWGDGNGIPNTTTKYSEDQKVNWHATPFEERLEKALSEDKFVCKMKQLEETTCVEY encoded by the exons ATGGACATGACTGAAATCGTCTATTCCCTCCTTCTCG AGTTTATTCGCAGAGCGATGCGTTGTTTCTCCTGCTGTTTCAGAATCAGAGAGGATAATCACACTCAGGTTAATCGCTTCTCTCAACCTATCACTGCAATTCGTAAG GAGACTGTAGATCCTCTGGCTAGCAGTTGCGTGTGGTCTGTACTTGCTCATGAAG ATGAAGATGAGGATGGTGATCTTTCAAGATGCGAGGATGGGAGATATGGTGTTACTGGATCTCCACTTTTAGATGACGAGCTACGGGCTGAG GCAAAATTTCTCAAAGCTTGTGGCACTTTACCCCAAACTCCAGTTGAAATCCGGAAAAATGACGAATCAAAAGATTCACAGCCTCATAATGGCGACACAGAATCCACATTCGATTCGAGGCTTCTAAACACTGCTTTTGAAGATGCATTACAGAAGCAACCTGATCAGTCACAGTCTCCGATCACAGTTATTCAGAAATGGGATAACGGATCAGAATCTTCATCACATTCATCAAGCAG TTTGAAGAACATAGATAGCATCTCTAGCAACTCTTCTGAAGGCTGTGGCACTTTACCCCAAACTCCAGTTGAATTCCCGAAAAATGATAAATCAGATGATTCACAGCCTCGTAATGGTGATACAGAATCCATATTTGATTCAACAAACACAGATACAGAAGAGGCATTACAGAAGCAACCTGATCAATTTCAGTCTCCGATCGCAGTTTTTCAGAGATGGGAGAATGTATCAGATTCTTCATCACATTCATCAAACAG TTTGAAGAACACAGATAGCATCTCTAGCAACTCTTCTGAAGGCTGTGGCACTTTACCTGAAACTCCAGTTGAATTCCCGAAAAATGATAAATCAGATGATTCACAACCTCGTAATGGTGATACAGAATCCATATTTGATTCAACAAACACAGATACAGAAGAGGCATTACAGAAGCAACCTGATCAATTTCAGTCTCCGATCGCAGTTTTTCAGAAATGGGAGAATGTATCAGATTCTTCATCACATTCGTCAAACAG TTTGAAGAACATAGATAGCATCTCTAGCAACTCTTCTGAAGGCTGTGGGATTGAACCTGCTGCAAGCACACACTGCAAAAGCAAATCTGTTCGCTTCAAAAGCCAGAGTGATTTATGTTCATTTTCATCAAATAACTCACCGCGTAacattactaaaatacccttgaaGCTATGCGAATCTCCATTTGATCACACCGTTTCAAAGCCATCACCTTACCCAACTCCTCGAAAACTGACCGACGATATGCAAACACCTGGCACGGTTTTCGCTTCCTATAGCAAGAATGCAAGTATCAGAGTTCAGTACGTGCACTCACATATAACCCCTCGAAACTTTTCTCAGTTAGATACACCGATAGAAGAAGAATGTGTTGACCAGTCTGATAAAGAAAGCCCACAGTCACAAGTTAAGTTAGAAGACAGCACAACCGAAAAGGAGTTAAACGTGTGTCCTACTCTGTCATCATGGCTACCGTCAAAGTCAAACCATGAAGGCTGCATTGACGAAAGTTTGACCAGTCAAACTCCGGGTGTTGTTACTCTTGACTGGAATGCTGATGAAACTGAGTTTACGCCCAAATGGGGAGATGGTAACGGAATTCCTAATACAACTACCAAGTACAGTGAG GATCAGAAGGTTAATTGGCATGCTACACCTTTCGAAGAAAGATTAGAGAAGGCACTATCGGAGGATAAGTTCGTTTGCAAGAT GAAGCAACTTGAAGAGACAACGTGTGTGGAATATTGA